In the genome of Lagopus muta isolate bLagMut1 chromosome 21, bLagMut1 primary, whole genome shotgun sequence, one region contains:
- the NBL1 gene encoding neuroblastoma suppressor of tumorigenicity 1 isoform X1: MRPPSPGSCRFSAELAMMFRFVVGALFPALLLAAPPPINKLALFPDKSAWCEAKNITQIVGHSGCESKSIQNRACLGQCFSYSVPNTFPQSTESLVHCDSCMPAQSMWEIVTLDCPGNDEIPRVDKLVEKILHCSCQACGKEPSHEGALFNVYLNAEENMAAEGPGPHHYAHHQQEVEEPPASSHHHHEEEGDE, translated from the exons TTGCAGATTTTCGGCAGAGCTGGCCATGATGTTCCGCTTTGTGGTCGGAGCTCTCTTCCCAGCGCTTCTCCTGGCTGCGCCGCCTCCCATAAACAAACTCGCCCTTTTCCCGGACAAGAGCGCTTGGTGTGAGGCCAAGAACATCACCCAGATCGTGGGGCACAGCGGCTGCGAGTCCAAGTCCATCCAGAACAG GGCCTGCCTGGGGCAGTGTTTCAGCTACAGTGTCCCCAACACCTTCCCTCAGTCCACAGAGTCCCTGGTTCACTGCGACTCCTGCATGCCGGCGCAGTCCATGTGGGAAATT GTGACACTGGACTGCCCAGGCAACGACGAGATCCCCAGGGTTGACAAGCTGGTGGAGAAGATACTTCACTGCAGCTGCCAGGCTTGCGGCAAGGAGCCGAGCCACGAGGGAGCCCTGTTCAACGTCTACTTGAACGCGGAGGAGAACATGGCCGCAGAGGGCCCCGGCCCCCACCACTATGCCCACCACCAGCAGGAGGTAGAAGAGCCCCCCGCTTccagccaccaccaccacgaGGAGGAGGGCGACGAGTGA
- the NBL1 gene encoding neuroblastoma suppressor of tumorigenicity 1 isoform X2, producing the protein MMFRFVVGALFPALLLAAPPPINKLALFPDKSAWCEAKNITQIVGHSGCESKSIQNRACLGQCFSYSVPNTFPQSTESLVHCDSCMPAQSMWEIVTLDCPGNDEIPRVDKLVEKILHCSCQACGKEPSHEGALFNVYLNAEENMAAEGPGPHHYAHHQQEVEEPPASSHHHHEEEGDE; encoded by the exons ATGATGTTCCGCTTTGTGGTCGGAGCTCTCTTCCCAGCGCTTCTCCTGGCTGCGCCGCCTCCCATAAACAAACTCGCCCTTTTCCCGGACAAGAGCGCTTGGTGTGAGGCCAAGAACATCACCCAGATCGTGGGGCACAGCGGCTGCGAGTCCAAGTCCATCCAGAACAG GGCCTGCCTGGGGCAGTGTTTCAGCTACAGTGTCCCCAACACCTTCCCTCAGTCCACAGAGTCCCTGGTTCACTGCGACTCCTGCATGCCGGCGCAGTCCATGTGGGAAATT GTGACACTGGACTGCCCAGGCAACGACGAGATCCCCAGGGTTGACAAGCTGGTGGAGAAGATACTTCACTGCAGCTGCCAGGCTTGCGGCAAGGAGCCGAGCCACGAGGGAGCCCTGTTCAACGTCTACTTGAACGCGGAGGAGAACATGGCCGCAGAGGGCCCCGGCCCCCACCACTATGCCCACCACCAGCAGGAGGTAGAAGAGCCCCCCGCTTccagccaccaccaccacgaGGAGGAGGGCGACGAGTGA
- the HTR6 gene encoding 5-hydroxytryptamine receptor 6, whose protein sequence is MEGILGSPNASVLGGRSLLVGSSWMAAFLCFIILLTTAGNSLLILLIVTQRSLRNTSNYFLVSLFMSDLMVGLVVMPPAMLNQLYGHWVLRGDFCSLWYAFDVMCCSASILNLCVISLDRYLLIISPLKYKLRMTSCRALWLILATWTLAALASFLPIKLGWHKLEFEVWSPNVTSRGDEEQCRLVVSLPYALVASCLTFFLPSAAISFTYCRILLAARKQAVQVASLASNVATATTDESMEQVPHAPSQPAAGSESRRFANKHSKKALKASLTLGILLGMFFVAWLPFFVTNVTQAVCDCVPAGFFDVLTWLGYCNSTMNPIIYPLFMRDFKRAMGKYLPCCRRTGEPRPSAISLSMRNSNSGPRAATSLKNVLALQAETDSVVSEAVANEHSLLPAAEGALPAPTARLVGLFEMENPELELQRRQLGTPEA, encoded by the exons ATGGAGGGCATTTTGGGATCCCCCAATGCCAGCGTGCTGGGGGGGCGCTCActgctggtggggagcagctggaTGGCCGCCTTCCTCTGCTTCATCATCCTGCTGACCACAGCCGGGAActccctcctcatcctcctcatcGTCACCCAGCGCTCCCTCCGCAACACCTCCAACTATTTCCTGGTGTCCCTCTTCATGTCCGACCTGATGGTGGGGCTGGTGGTGATGCCCCCCGCCATGCTCAACCAGCTCTACGGCCACTGGGTGCTGAGGGGAGACTTCTGCTCCCTCTGGTACGCCTTCGACGTCATGTGCTGCAGCGCCTCCATCCTCAACCTCTGCGTCATCAGCTTGGACCGCTACCTGCTCATCATCTCCCCTCTGAAATACAAGCTGCGCATGACATCCTGCAGGGCCCTCTGGCTCATCCTGGCCACCTGGACCTTGGCTGCTCTGGCCTCCTTCCTGCCCATCAAACTGGGCTGGCACAAGCTGGAATTCGAGGTTTGGTCCCCAAATGTCACCTCCCGGGGGGACGAGGAGCAGTGCCGGCTGGTGGTCAGCTTGCCCTACGCCCTGGTGGCCTCCTGCCTGACTTTCTTCCTCCCATCCGCCGCCATCTCCTTCACCTACTGCCGCATCCTCCTGGCAGCTCGCAAGCAAGCCGTGCAGGTGGCTTCCCTCGCCTCCAACGTGGCCACTGCCACCACCGACGAGAGCATGGAGCAG GTTCCCCATGCCCCAAGtcagcctgcagctggcagcGAGAGCAGGAGGTTTGCGAACAAGCACAGCAAGAAGGCGCTGAAGGCCAGCCTGACACTGGGCATCCTGCTGGGCATGTTCTTCGTGGCCTGGCTCCCCTTCTTTGTCACCAATGTGACGCAG gcagtgtgtgactgtgtcCCTGCTGGCTTCTTTGACGTGCTCACCTGGCTGGGCTACTGCAACAGCACCATGAACCCCATCATCTACCCGCTCTTCATGAGGGACTTCAAGAGAGCCATGGGCAAATACCTGCCCTGCTGCCGGCGCACCGGGGAGCCCCGGCCCAGCGCCATCTCTCTCTCCATGAGGAACTCCAACAGCGGGCCCCGTGCGGCCACGTCCCTCAAGAATGTCCTCGCCTTGCAGGCTGAGACCGACTCCGTTGTCTCTGAGGCGGTGGCAAATGAACACAGCCTGCTGCCGGCAGCTGAAGGCGCCCTGCCTGCCCCCACTGCTCGCTTGGTCGGCCTTTTTGAGATGGAAAAcccagagctggagctgcagcgCCGGCAGCTCGGCACCCCTGAGGCCTGA
- the TMCO4 gene encoding transmembrane and coiled-coil domain-containing protein 4 isoform X2: protein MATEEKWKSSASKQNSGAEQAEDKESCVLLSQQLGEPGKFTYAALCGISLAWLFPEKEQSSFRTEFIEGLVKWLDLPDAVLPAMTAFASGLGGEGTETFAQLLLNDPTVKDNPVVITQDLLSFSLRDGYYDARVRVLICHVSWLLRIPLEELEAMEESLLESLKEQTEEESETAEVSRKKKERRRKLKRYLLIGLATVGGGTVIGLTGGLAAPLVAAGAATIIGSAGAAALGSTAGIAVMASLFGAAGAGLTGYKMKKRVGAIEEFEFLPLTEGRQLHITIAITGWLCAGKYGSFTAPWSSMLHSSEQYCLAWESKYLMELGSALDTLVNGFVNMMAQEALKFTVLSGIVTALTWPTSLLTVANVIDNPWGVCLHRSAEVGKHLAHILLSRQQGKRPVTLIGFSLGARVIYFCLQEMAQEKDSQGIIEDVVLLGAPVEGEAKNWKAITKVVSGRIINGYCRGDWLLGFVYRTSSVQLNVAGLQPVKLDDRRMVNMDLSSVVSGHLDYMKQMDTILKAVGIKTKECQQEEKGSTRLFSPLAKKSQRAAGSETQEEENTVQEEDGADSDCQAPTTNTSMSSALTQPASAGTSSDGSLHPGDESLASCAHRQDSPGSLSAESSPPCPACPSGAKQAAGDNTD from the exons ATGGCTACAGAAGAGAAGTGGAAAAGTTCGGCTTCGAAGCAGAATAGTGGAGCTGAACAAGCAGAAGACAAGGAATCGTGTGTGCTGCTGAGCCAGCAGCTGGGTGAACCAGGAAAATTCACTTATGCAGCACTCTGTGGGATATCCCTGGCATGGCTGTTccctgaaaaagaacaaag CTCCTTCAGGACAGAGTTCATTGAGGGCTTGGTGAAATGGCTGGACCTGCCTGATGCTGTCTTGCCTGCCATGACAGCGTTTGCTAGTGGCTTAGGAGGTGAGGGCACAGAAACTTTTGCCCAGCTTTTGCTGAATGATCCCACTGTGAAAGATAATCCTGTTGTCATTACCCAG gATCTTTTGTCCTTCTCTCTCAGAGATG GGTACTATGATGCACGAGTGAGGGTGTTGATCTGCCACGTCAGCTGGCTGCTGAGAATCCCCTtggaggagctggaagccatGGAGGAATCTCTGCTTGAAAGCCTGAAGGAACAAACAGAGGAAGAGTCAGA aactgcagaagtctcaagaaaaaagaaggaaagaagaaggaagctGAAGAGATACCTGCTGATCGGCTTGGCAACCGTTGGGGGTGGAACAGTGATCG GCTTGACAGGAGGTCTTGCTGCCCCCCTGgttgctgctggggctgctaCTATCATTGGaagtgcaggagcagctgctcttGGTTCAACTGCAGGAATTGCTGTCATGGCATCCCTttttggagctgctggagctggccTTACTG GATACAAGATGAAGAAACGTGTGGGAGCCATAGAAGAGTTTGAATTCCTCCCACTTACTGAAGGAAGGCAGCTTCACATCACCATAGCAATTACTGggtggctgtgtgctggcaaATATG GGAGCTTCACAGCACCATGGAGCAGCATGCTGCATTCGAGTGAGCAATACTGTCTGGCCTGGGAATCCAAGTACTTGATGGAGCTTGGCAGTGCCTTGGATACCCTGGTGAATGGTTTTGTTAACATGATGGCTCAGGAAGCCCTAAAATTCACTGTTTTGTCAG GTATTGTTACAGCCTTGACTTGGCCAACTTCACTCTTGACTGTTGCCAATGTCATTGACAACCCCTGGGGAGTGTGTCTGCATCGGTCTGCTGAAGTAGGCAAGCACCTGGCACATATACTGCTCAGTCGACAGCAG GGCAAGCGACCTGTCACACTGATTGGCTTCAGCCTGGGTGCCAGAGTCATCTACTTCTGCCTGCAGGAGATGGCTCAAGAGAAAG ACTCCCAAGGGATCATTGAAgatgtggtgctgctgggagctccagTGGAGGGAGAGGCCAAGAACTGGAAGGCGATCACAAAAGTGGTGTCGGGCAGGATCATAAATGGTTACTGCAG GGGAGACTGGCTGCTGGGATTTGTATACAGAACCTCTTCTGTCCAGCTGAATGTTGCTGGCCTCCAGCCTGTCAAGCTGGACGACAGGAGGATGGTAAACATGGACCTTTCATCTGTA GTCAGCGGCCACCTGGACTACATGAAGCAAATGGACACGATTCTAAAAGCTGTGGGCATTAAAACCAAGGAATGTCAGCAGGAGGAGAAGGGCAGCACCAGACTTTTCTCCCCTCTAGCCAAGAAATCACAAcgagcagcaggcagtgagactcaggaagaggaaaacactgtgcaggaggaggatggagcTGACAGTGACTGCCAAGCACCCACAACCAACACCAGCATGAGCTCTGCACTGACACAGCCTGCGAGTGCTGGCACGAGCAGCGATGGCAGCCTGCACCCAGGAGATGAATCCTTGGCCAGCTGTGCTCACCGACAGGATTCCCCTGGATCTCTCTCTGCAGAGAGTtcacctccctgcccagctTGCCCCAGCGgtgcaaagcaggcagcaggtgaTAACACAGACTGA
- the TMCO4 gene encoding transmembrane and coiled-coil domain-containing protein 4 isoform X1, translating into MKEANIFPGWSLCQVKMATEEKWKSSASKQNSGAEQAEDKESCVLLSQQLGEPGKFTYAALCGISLAWLFPEKEQSSFRTEFIEGLVKWLDLPDAVLPAMTAFASGLGGEGTETFAQLLLNDPTVKDNPVVITQDLLSFSLRDGYYDARVRVLICHVSWLLRIPLEELEAMEESLLESLKEQTEEESETAEVSRKKKERRRKLKRYLLIGLATVGGGTVIGLTGGLAAPLVAAGAATIIGSAGAAALGSTAGIAVMASLFGAAGAGLTGYKMKKRVGAIEEFEFLPLTEGRQLHITIAITGWLCAGKYGSFTAPWSSMLHSSEQYCLAWESKYLMELGSALDTLVNGFVNMMAQEALKFTVLSGIVTALTWPTSLLTVANVIDNPWGVCLHRSAEVGKHLAHILLSRQQGKRPVTLIGFSLGARVIYFCLQEMAQEKDSQGIIEDVVLLGAPVEGEAKNWKAITKVVSGRIINGYCRGDWLLGFVYRTSSVQLNVAGLQPVKLDDRRMVNMDLSSVVSGHLDYMKQMDTILKAVGIKTKECQQEEKGSTRLFSPLAKKSQRAAGSETQEEENTVQEEDGADSDCQAPTTNTSMSSALTQPASAGTSSDGSLHPGDESLASCAHRQDSPGSLSAESSPPCPACPSGAKQAAGDNTD; encoded by the exons GTAAAAATGGCTACAGAAGAGAAGTGGAAAAGTTCGGCTTCGAAGCAGAATAGTGGAGCTGAACAAGCAGAAGACAAGGAATCGTGTGTGCTGCTGAGCCAGCAGCTGGGTGAACCAGGAAAATTCACTTATGCAGCACTCTGTGGGATATCCCTGGCATGGCTGTTccctgaaaaagaacaaag CTCCTTCAGGACAGAGTTCATTGAGGGCTTGGTGAAATGGCTGGACCTGCCTGATGCTGTCTTGCCTGCCATGACAGCGTTTGCTAGTGGCTTAGGAGGTGAGGGCACAGAAACTTTTGCCCAGCTTTTGCTGAATGATCCCACTGTGAAAGATAATCCTGTTGTCATTACCCAG gATCTTTTGTCCTTCTCTCTCAGAGATG GGTACTATGATGCACGAGTGAGGGTGTTGATCTGCCACGTCAGCTGGCTGCTGAGAATCCCCTtggaggagctggaagccatGGAGGAATCTCTGCTTGAAAGCCTGAAGGAACAAACAGAGGAAGAGTCAGA aactgcagaagtctcaagaaaaaagaaggaaagaagaaggaagctGAAGAGATACCTGCTGATCGGCTTGGCAACCGTTGGGGGTGGAACAGTGATCG GCTTGACAGGAGGTCTTGCTGCCCCCCTGgttgctgctggggctgctaCTATCATTGGaagtgcaggagcagctgctcttGGTTCAACTGCAGGAATTGCTGTCATGGCATCCCTttttggagctgctggagctggccTTACTG GATACAAGATGAAGAAACGTGTGGGAGCCATAGAAGAGTTTGAATTCCTCCCACTTACTGAAGGAAGGCAGCTTCACATCACCATAGCAATTACTGggtggctgtgtgctggcaaATATG GGAGCTTCACAGCACCATGGAGCAGCATGCTGCATTCGAGTGAGCAATACTGTCTGGCCTGGGAATCCAAGTACTTGATGGAGCTTGGCAGTGCCTTGGATACCCTGGTGAATGGTTTTGTTAACATGATGGCTCAGGAAGCCCTAAAATTCACTGTTTTGTCAG GTATTGTTACAGCCTTGACTTGGCCAACTTCACTCTTGACTGTTGCCAATGTCATTGACAACCCCTGGGGAGTGTGTCTGCATCGGTCTGCTGAAGTAGGCAAGCACCTGGCACATATACTGCTCAGTCGACAGCAG GGCAAGCGACCTGTCACACTGATTGGCTTCAGCCTGGGTGCCAGAGTCATCTACTTCTGCCTGCAGGAGATGGCTCAAGAGAAAG ACTCCCAAGGGATCATTGAAgatgtggtgctgctgggagctccagTGGAGGGAGAGGCCAAGAACTGGAAGGCGATCACAAAAGTGGTGTCGGGCAGGATCATAAATGGTTACTGCAG GGGAGACTGGCTGCTGGGATTTGTATACAGAACCTCTTCTGTCCAGCTGAATGTTGCTGGCCTCCAGCCTGTCAAGCTGGACGACAGGAGGATGGTAAACATGGACCTTTCATCTGTA GTCAGCGGCCACCTGGACTACATGAAGCAAATGGACACGATTCTAAAAGCTGTGGGCATTAAAACCAAGGAATGTCAGCAGGAGGAGAAGGGCAGCACCAGACTTTTCTCCCCTCTAGCCAAGAAATCACAAcgagcagcaggcagtgagactcaggaagaggaaaacactgtgcaggaggaggatggagcTGACAGTGACTGCCAAGCACCCACAACCAACACCAGCATGAGCTCTGCACTGACACAGCCTGCGAGTGCTGGCACGAGCAGCGATGGCAGCCTGCACCCAGGAGATGAATCCTTGGCCAGCTGTGCTCACCGACAGGATTCCCCTGGATCTCTCTCTGCAGAGAGTtcacctccctgcccagctTGCCCCAGCGgtgcaaagcaggcagcaggtgaTAACACAGACTGA